The Trichoderma breve strain T069 chromosome 2, whole genome shotgun sequence DNA segment aagaagatgctcggGCAGTTAAAATGAATGTCGATGTCGATGTACAGGGCTTTGTCAAACATATTGGTGATGAATCCCTAGAGCCTCCGGACAACATCGTTGATGCCCCGATCGTATGGGAGGCCATCAAAGACATCAATCCCAGTGGCAAAGCTGTCGGTCGTATCACGTACGTTTCGCCCTTAATATCCCCGTCTTCTCCAGTCGTTTTGATTTTGACATACCTTACTCATGAAATTGTTCTCTTTTAGCATCGTCCAAGAACCAACGCCTCTCATGCTCGCCGCCTTACACCTTACCATGTCACCTCACTTCGACATGACAGagcttctccatcatctcctaTCCGATACCCCCAACCGCGGCCGGACTCATGCCTTCATGCACCGTGCCTATGAACGAACTCCGTCAGCTTATCCGTCCTCGCCAATCCTACCGCCTCTAGATCCCTCCAACGGTATTAAGGAGACGCCACCAGTCTCCTTCTCATACCTCCGTCAGcggtccttcttcttcgtctttaAATACTACACACTCCTCGGCGAGGGTCTCGATCCCGCACCCTGGCAGCTCTACGAAAAACGCCCTTCAGACAAACGCCTCGGCGACCACATCGACATTGCAGAGTGCGGTTCCGtcctcgctctctctctcggcgGCGAGCCCACCAAGACACTCAAGATGCGGCCACGTAGGGAACGAGCCAAGGAGGGTTTCCTGTTTGACACGTTTGGTCCCTGGCAACTGCTTAGCATCCAAAGCTTCCCTGACGATGAGCATACGGTCAGGGGAGATGATTTTCAGCTCAAGAGCTTCTGTAATGGGCCGTATGCCTTCTTAGAGCTGCTCATCGCCGAGTATCGTGACGCCGGCAAAAGAAACCAAATCTTACATGAGCGAATCACCAAACTCATCACCCCTCCTGTAAGTTTCTTTCACAGAAAAAGAGTCGGTCATAGCCTGATCCACCCCCTTGCTAACCCTTTTTCTCAGACAGAGTTCATGTTCGACCACCGCCTCCGCGACAAGCTCCTCTTCGAAGACAAGCACTTCACTTACATCCGACGCTACTTCTGGGCGTACAACACcctcgccgtcatcaacacgggcatcaaggccatgatcGCCGCCTACGTCGACACCTTCACTGACGACTTCTGGGCCGGTTCGCACCCACTCCTCTGGCCTCACCCGTCGCCGCCGCAGTCCCCCGACGCCATCGAGTACGCTGCGAAAATGGCAGTCCTGCGCAGGGAGCTCGACAAGGTCGTCAGTGACCTAGGCGAGGTGCTCAAGCGTAACGAGCGTACgaggaaggagattgagaatTTGAGAGACCAGCTGTTTAGCGGGAGCTCCATCAAGGAAAGCAGAAGGGCCATTGATCAGGGCGACAACATTCGCATCTTGACTATGATCAGCATGCTGTTCTTACCCCTGACTTTCGTCACTGTAAGTTTGTTCATTACTCCCCTGAAACCAAATGGAATGAGCAAAAAGCTCACAAATAAACTCCGTCAGTCCGTCTTTGGCATTACAGAATTCACCATCCCCGTGACTGACTGGCGCTTTCCTCTCACCATGGTCCTCGTCTGTGTCCCGTTCATGATCCTCCTCTACCTCATCCAAACCCGCCCCTTCATCCAGTGTCTCCAAACACTCCAGCGTGCAACTCAAGCTTTAACTCTCCTCCCCACTCGTTTCCTACGTCTCTTCCCTCATTTTCGCGAGCCAGATCCCTCTGCCCAAGACAGCCGGGC contains these protein-coding regions:
- a CDS encoding corA-like mg2+ transporter protein domain-containing protein, which gives rise to MAVQLRNNVSLEELVKSVEHHHEQYLRSLHSFHEVLNLPKKDDSRNTIQSLATTPPLRAFTFTSDANSILHVLPRLRRDTPDTHERPSCYPSPKFLPLTPNLQGSGGYVIPDDEIPFIPLLDQASTQGSRHLPADAATISSSHVHQVLTPMSFSDDMLLRHLRDSEFCEEFSSLLVDEDEPLRPWDIDSPQSFREFAAVERERFESSTFEVYEVEEDARAVKMNVDVDVQGFVKHIGDESLEPPDNIVDAPIVWEAIKDINPSGKAVGRITIVQEPTPLMLAALHLTMSPHFDMTELLHHLLSDTPNRGRTHAFMHRAYERTPSAYPSSPILPPLDPSNGIKETPPVSFSYLRQRSFFFVFKYYTLLGEGLDPAPWQLYEKRPSDKRLGDHIDIAECGSVLALSLGGEPTKTLKMRPRRERAKEGFLFDTFGPWQLLSIQSFPDDEHTVRGDDFQLKSFCNGPYAFLELLIAEYRDAGKRNQILHERITKLITPPTEFMFDHRLRDKLLFEDKHFTYIRRYFWAYNTLAVINTGIKAMIAAYVDTFTDDFWAGSHPLLWPHPSPPQSPDAIEYAAKMAVLRRELDKVVSDLGEVLKRNERTRKEIENLRDQLFSGSSIKESRRAIDQGDNIRILTMISMLFLPLTFVTSVFGITEFTIPVTDWRFPLTMVLVCVPFMILLYLIQTRPFIQCLQTLQRATQALTLLPTRFLRLFPHFREPDPSAQDSRAASTPSSPKTRKRRLIVGRRGGGGGSINGAAISWRRPWAWMRRAAGGEESDLGRV